The following coding sequences are from one Megamonas funiformis window:
- a CDS encoding VirB4 family type IV secretion/conjugal transfer ATPase, producing the protein MYNLKRLRIKKNPLYAQMNLGKIIRYEDIGIVINKDGSLMATIEYRGPDLDSSVEEILAILTSQLNSLFMTLDTGFIFYFEMQRTPSLDYPTKNYFPDEVTKKIDLERRYQFKNLHKNFESRYFLTVYYMPPTDNEQKIKSFVLETKTKLKDLNNYLSIFKANIDKIYRMFIQLKLPLVKMLTPDELATYLHSCVSTNKMNIHLPDRENQKIKDNNIALVKNPIHLDNLLYDCSLNASLKPMLGEQHLRVITPLSFPSETHFGFFDELTYLNFSYRFVTRFYFLSKSDALSELSSRSRDWRGNLKSYWTYVREAFHVERADDDFDANAVEKVNEVENARISIEKSEINYGFYTTMIIVTDKNEELAEDYIDTIGDIFSTLGLKYKSEDLNAVEAWLSSVPGNVYNNPRRYLINTGNLIHLAPITDVWAGDEKNYHLNAPSLLYTKTKGNTLFRLNIHVKDVGHTILIGPPGSGKSVHLCMIAAQFRKYKNAKVFIFDKGASSRILTLGVGGNFFDLGNNDVAFQPLSNIQNEKERSWALEWLCSFLVQENVVVTPNIKDTIWHTLSLIATTYPKNQLTMSTFVSSLTDETLIETFKQLTINGSYKVFDANKDSLSFTDFQTFEMEKLMQMKTIIAPTLLYIFHRLEEVLDGSPSIIILDEAWVFLDNEAFSQKIREWLKVLRKMNVSVIFATQSLVDVTNSNIFHTVLDACQSKIFLANPTAIEEANKKLYKSFGLNDRQIQIIAQAIATRDYYYTSVKGSRLYDLSLGKFALAYVGINKADQNKCDEILKNYPREEFNDEWQKYKGVDNYDFT; encoded by the coding sequence ATGTACAATTTAAAACGTTTACGTATTAAGAAAAATCCATTATATGCACAAATGAATTTAGGAAAAATAATTCGCTATGAAGATATAGGTATAGTTATTAATAAAGATGGTTCACTTATGGCAACGATAGAATATCGCGGACCAGATTTAGATAGCTCTGTTGAAGAAATACTTGCTATTTTAACCAGCCAGCTAAATAGTCTATTTATGACACTTGATACAGGTTTTATATTTTATTTTGAAATGCAACGAACACCCTCTTTAGATTACCCTACGAAAAACTATTTTCCTGATGAAGTAACTAAAAAAATAGATTTAGAACGACGATATCAATTTAAAAATCTGCATAAAAACTTTGAATCAAGATATTTTTTAACAGTTTATTATATGCCACCAACAGATAATGAGCAAAAAATTAAATCTTTTGTCTTAGAAACTAAAACTAAGCTAAAGGATTTAAACAATTATTTATCCATATTTAAAGCTAATATCGATAAAATATATCGAATGTTTATTCAATTGAAATTACCGTTAGTTAAAATGCTCACTCCTGACGAGCTGGCAACATATCTTCACAGTTGTGTATCAACTAATAAAATGAATATTCACTTACCAGATAGAGAAAATCAAAAAATTAAAGATAATAATATTGCTTTAGTTAAAAATCCTATACACCTAGATAATTTACTTTACGATTGCTCACTTAATGCTAGTTTAAAGCCTATGTTAGGGGAGCAGCATCTAAGAGTTATTACGCCACTATCTTTTCCAAGCGAAACGCATTTTGGTTTTTTTGATGAGCTTACGTATCTAAATTTCTCTTATCGCTTTGTAACTAGATTTTATTTTTTATCTAAAAGCGATGCTTTAAGTGAGTTATCCTCTCGTTCTCGAGATTGGCGAGGTAATTTAAAAAGTTATTGGACTTATGTACGAGAAGCTTTCCACGTGGAAAGGGCAGATGATGACTTTGATGCTAATGCTGTAGAAAAAGTCAATGAAGTGGAAAACGCTCGCATATCGATTGAAAAATCTGAGATAAACTATGGCTTTTATACAACTATGATTATCGTAACAGATAAAAATGAAGAACTTGCTGAAGATTATATAGATACTATTGGAGATATTTTTTCTACCTTGGGACTTAAATATAAAAGCGAAGATTTAAACGCTGTAGAAGCTTGGCTTTCTTCTGTTCCAGGAAATGTGTATAACAATCCTCGTCGTTATTTAATAAATACAGGTAATTTAATACATTTAGCTCCGATTACTGATGTTTGGGCAGGTGATGAAAAAAACTACCATTTAAATGCACCTTCGCTTTTATACACTAAAACCAAAGGGAATACATTATTTCGCCTAAATATCCATGTTAAAGATGTTGGCCATACAATTTTAATTGGTCCACCAGGCAGTGGTAAATCTGTTCATCTTTGTATGATAGCTGCTCAATTTAGAAAATATAAAAATGCTAAAGTATTTATCTTTGATAAAGGGGCTTCTTCAAGAATTTTAACACTGGGCGTTGGTGGCAATTTCTTTGATTTAGGAAATAATGATGTAGCATTTCAACCACTTAGTAATATACAAAATGAAAAAGAACGCTCATGGGCTTTAGAGTGGCTTTGTTCCTTCTTAGTGCAAGAAAATGTAGTTGTAACCCCTAATATAAAAGATACTATTTGGCACACTCTATCATTAATAGCTACTACTTATCCAAAAAATCAATTAACGATGAGTACTTTTGTATCTTCACTAACCGATGAAACGCTTATTGAAACATTTAAACAACTTACCATAAATGGTTCATATAAAGTTTTTGATGCTAATAAAGATAGTCTATCTTTTACAGATTTTCAAACCTTTGAAATGGAAAAACTAATGCAAATGAAAACTATAATAGCACCAACACTATTATATATTTTTCATCGTTTAGAGGAAGTTTTAGACGGCTCACCTAGTATTATTATCTTAGATGAAGCATGGGTTTTCCTAGATAATGAAGCATTTTCGCAAAAAATCCGAGAATGGTTAAAAGTACTTAGAAAAATGAATGTATCCGTTATCTTTGCCACTCAATCTTTGGTTGATGTTACAAATTCTAATATTTTTCACACTGTATTAGATGCTTGTCAATCCAAAATCTTTTTAGCTAATCCCACAGCTATAGAAGAAGCTAATAAAAAATTATATAAGAGTTTTGGTCTTAATGATAGACAAATTCAAATCATTGCTCAAGCAATAGCAACAAGAGATTATTATTACACCTCCGTCAAAGGCTCACGACTTTATGATTTATCACTTGGCAAATTTGCCTTAGCTTATGTAGGCATAAATAAAGCTGACCAAAATAAATGTGATGAAATACTAAAAAATTATCCAAGAGAAGAATTCAATGATGAATGGCAAAAATATAAAGGAGTAGATAATTATGACTTTACTTAA